A genomic window from Cyprinus carpio isolate SPL01 chromosome A2, ASM1834038v1, whole genome shotgun sequence includes:
- the LOC109112699 gene encoding monocyte chemotactic protein 1B-like isoform X1 codes for MMNRLVLTSSMLLLLLCVWVNLSQSSSVRCCTKYSSQPFPVFRLKDFTRQDATMTCNLEAVIFTTVKNRQICANPDELWVQNAIVHIQSRKKSS; via the exons ATGATGAACAGACTCGTCCTGACGTCATccatgctgctgctgttgctgtgtgTCTGGGTCAACTTGAGTCAAAGCA GTTCAGTGAGGTGCTGTACCAAATATTCATCACAGCCTTTTCCTGTCTTCCGACTGAAAGACTTCACTCGACAGGATGCCACCATGACCTGCAACTTAGAGGCTGTCAT TTTTACTACGGTGAAGAACAGACAGATCTGTGCTAACCCTGATGAACTGTGGGTCCAGAACGCCATCGTGCATATCCA GAGCAGAAAAAAGTCATCATAA
- the capn10 gene encoding calpain-10 gives METDNEHHGMFVDPDFPAEESSLFCDYTTPLPKLLGDVTWLRPQEICKQPQLFPDDPVEAHPKQGILGDCWLLCACSMLLKNQHLLNKVFPPEQPLWGDRVYHGEFRVQFWQNGRWIEVRVDDQLPCVNDTLCFSRCQSPRAFWVALLEKAYAKLHGSYERLWAGQVCEAVVDLSGTIAVRWSLKGAESPQQPKDSQTQHTPNGMRLSELSLELKERCAISCCVHSAPTGIPELGQYHAMSVMEWTNVTTTTGEQVELIRIRNPWGRRSWNGVWRESGSGWASLEPSCSQALLGRTAEGEFWMDETEFQQEFDEVTVGCPLSETGHLQSIYTGSYLTHSHQIGGRWVKGHSAGGCRNNNTFSINPKFWLKVCERGEVLLSLLQYGHPEPPAEGRTQQHSHLQAIALHVWKVEKKHFNLMRTLNKPPLVSHTHAYNREVVVPTHLNPGFYLLVPSTFLQGAEGRFLLRVHSSCSTSLSVMKSPPPLQHCSEGEWETLSSHGCWSVGSTAGGSRNFTTHGLNPRIPFTVTYDPGGNNVKVTLCQNRPENSLHAIGFHIYKVPDGDSLLSPGAMSPVVSCVPHAHSQEVSVFCHLQPGKYIIIPSTYQPELSAHFTLTFTCRINRKAMQSQELLGHAVQEVSCISVMRR, from the exons ATGGAGACGGACAATGAGCATCATGGGATGTTTGTGGATCCTGACTTTCCTGCTGAGGAGTCCTCACTCTTCTGTGATTACACCACGCCCCTCCCCAAATTGTTGGGTGATGTCACATGGCTCCGCCCACAG GAGATCTGCAAGCAGCCTCAGCTCTTCCCCGATGACCCTGTGGAGGCCCACCCAAAGCAAGGCATCCTGGGAGACTGCTGGTTGCTCTGTGCCTGCTCCATGTTACTCAAGAACCAGCATCTTCTGAACAAG gtatttcCACCAGAGCAGCCTTTGTGGGGTGACCGTGTTTACCACGGTGAGTTCCGGGTCCAGTTCTGGCAGAACGGGCGCTGGATAGAGGTACGGGTGGATGACCAGCTGCCCTGTGTCAATGACACTCTCTGCTTTTCACGATGCCAGAGCCCTAGGGCATTCTGGGTAGCACTTTTGGAGAAAGCTTATGCCAA GTTACATGGTTCGTATGAGCGTTTGTGGGCGGGGCAAGTATGTGAGGCAGTTGTGGACCTGAGCGGAACCATAGCAGTACGATGGAGTCTAAAAGGGGCGGAGTCTCCACAACAGCCCAAGGACTCCCAGACTCAACACACACCTAATGGGATGAGACTATCTGAACTCTCACTGGAGCTGAAGGAGCGATGTGCCATCAGCTGCTGTGTCCACAGCGCCCCCACAG GTATCCCAGAGCTTGGTCAGTATCACGCCATGAGTGTAATGGAGTGGACAAATGTGACAACCACTACAGGTGAACAAGTGGAGCTGATCAGGATACGAAACCCCTGGGGCAGGAGGAGCTGGAACGGGGTCTGGAGAGAGAG TGGATCAGGCTGGGCTTCTCTGGAGCCCTCCTGTTCTCAGGCTCTACTGGGCCGCACGGCAGAGGGGGAATTCTGGATGGATGAGACAGAATTCCAGCAGGAATTTGATGAGGTTACAGTAGGCTGTCCCCTCAGTGAAACAGGACACCTACAAAGCATCTACACAG GAAGCTATCTTACCCACAGCCACCAAATTGGAGGTCGCTGGGTCAAAGGTCACTCTGCGGGCGGTTGCCGTAACAATAACACTTTTAGTATCAACCCTAAGTTCTGGttaaaagtgtgtgagagaggggaAGTGTTGCTGTCATTGCTGCAGTACGGACATCCTGAACCACCAGCAGAGGGCCGCACTCAGCAGCACTCACACCTCCAGGCCATCGCACTGCATGTGTGGAAG GTGGAGAAGAAACACTTTAACCTGATGCGGACGCTGAACAAGCCACCGCTTGTGTCGCACACGCATGCATACAATCGGGAAGTGGTAGTGCCCACTCACCTGAATCCTGGTTTTTACCTGTTGGTGCCTAGTACCTTCCTGCAGGGAGCGGAGGGCCGGTTCCTTCTGAGAGTTCATTCTTCCTGCTCTACCTCTCTCAG TGTGATGAAATCCCCTCCTCCTCTTCAGCACTGTTCAGAGGGCGAGTGGGAAACCCTCAGCTCTCATGGCTGTTGGTCCGTTGGTTCAACTGCAGGAGGAAGTCGCAACTTCACCACACATGGACTCAACCCCCGTATACCCTTTACTGTGACCTATGATCCTGGAGGTAACAACGTAAAGGTCACATTATGCCAAAACAGACCTGAAAATTCCCTCCATGCCATCGGCTTTCATATTTATAAG gtACCTGATGGTGACTCTCTTTTAAGCCCTGGTGCCATGTCTCCGGTGGTTAGCTGTGTACCTCATGCCCACTCCCAGGAGGTCAGTGTGTTTTGCCATCTACAGCCGGGCAAGTACATCATAATTCCCTCCACCTACCAGCCGGAACTCAGCGCTCACTTCACACTCACTTTTACATGCAGGATAAATCG GAAAGCAATGCAGAGTCAAGAGCTTCTGGGCCATGCTGTTCAGGAG GTCTCCTGTATCTCTGTGATGAGACGATAG
- the LOC109112699 gene encoding C-C motif chemokine 20-like isoform X2, translating to MLLLLLCVWVNLSQSSSVRCCTKYSSQPFPVFRLKDFTRQDATMTCNLEAVIFTTVKNRQICANPDELWVQNAIVHIQSRKKSS from the exons atgctgctgctgttgctgtgtgTCTGGGTCAACTTGAGTCAAAGCA GTTCAGTGAGGTGCTGTACCAAATATTCATCACAGCCTTTTCCTGTCTTCCGACTGAAAGACTTCACTCGACAGGATGCCACCATGACCTGCAACTTAGAGGCTGTCAT TTTTACTACGGTGAAGAACAGACAGATCTGTGCTAACCCTGATGAACTGTGGGTCCAGAACGCCATCGTGCATATCCA GAGCAGAAAAAAGTCATCATAA
- the LOC109056845 gene encoding C-C motif chemokine 20-like, translated as MTRISATVIVLMVAALSVLHTDASALSCCRKYTKGIISMTLIKGYSIQTMTRNCHIDAVIFHTNRGKNICTDPSKAWVMENIRKLKEKVQVISRKHSRV; from the exons aTGACTCGAATTTCAGCTACCGTGATCGTACTTATGGTTGCAGCTCTTAGTGTACTACATACAGATGCCTCTGCTTTGT CATGTTGCAGGAAGTATACCAAAGGAATAATATCAATGACATTAATTAAAGGATATTCCATTCAGACCATGACAAGAAACTGCCACATTGATGCTGTCAT ATTCCACACAAACAGAGGCAAGAACATTTGCACAGACCCCTCCAAAGCCTGGGTGATGGAAAATATCCGTAAGCTAAA GGAGAAAGTGCAAGTAATCAGCAGAAAACATTCAAGGGTCTAA